The Lolium rigidum isolate FL_2022 chromosome 1, APGP_CSIRO_Lrig_0.1, whole genome shotgun sequence region tgataatgctttgtttgtgcctgatatcgatatgcatggtactaaagagttttgcttggcaaatgtttatgataaatctctagatgatggtcctatgttacttgataatattaattgtactactaatgaaaatgggattggagagatcttgactttatctaggagtcccatatcttttgagattgatcaatcatcttgttatagtattgataaaagtggttttgaaagttctaatcccactatttttgagcttgataaaaattatgtgtttatggatcatgaaaaatatgctttatgtgatagttatattgttgagtttatccatgaagctactgaaaattattatgagagaggaaaatatggttgtagaaatttgcatggtactaaaacacctctctatatgctgaaaattttgaagttactcttgttttatcttgatatgcttgtcactttgttcttcatgaatttatttgtgtacaatattcctatgcataggaagtgggttagacttaaatgtgttttgaatttgcttcttgatgctctcttttgcttcaactcttatttcttgcgagtgcatcattaaaattgctgagcctatcttaatggctataaagaaagcacttcttgggagataactcatgtctttattttgctactattttgttgtgtgttggaagttgttactactgtagcaacctctccttatctttattttattgcattgttgtgccaagtgaagtctctaatagaaggttaatactagatttggatttctgcgcagaaacagatttctatctgtcacgaatttgggcagggctctctgtaggtaactcagaaaaatctgccaattttcatgtgtgttcctcagatatgtacgcaactttcattagttttgagttttctgatttgagcaacggaattacctcttaaaaattcgtctttctcggctgttctgttttgacagattctgtctcgttttttgcattatctcttgtggactttaagtgaggctttctagacgtggagagctgtagctaatgttttattgagttcttgcaatgtgtcactacagggctaaagtggattaaagtttttgagtactaacccctctaatgaagtttatgagaagtttgatgTGAAGgaggttttcaagggtcaagagaggaggatgatatatgatcaagaagagtgaaaagcctaagcttggagatgcccccgtggttcatccctgcatatttcaagaagactcaagcgtctaagcttggggatgcccaaggcatccccttcttcatcaacttatcaggtttcttctattaaaactatatttttattcggtcacatcttatgtgctttacttggagcgtccgtgtgcttttatttttgtttatgtttgaataaattcggatcctagcaatccttgtgtgggagagatacacgctccgctttttcatatgaacactcgtgttcttcgttttacttttaatgttcaatgacaaaagttggaagctattgcacttattgttatttggttggaaacagaaaatgcctcatattgtcttggataatttgatacttggcaattgttttgagctctcaagtagatcatgattaagctcttgcatcatgtagtttaaacctattagtggagaaataccgtagagcttgttgaaatttggtttgcatgattggtctctctaaggtctagatattttctggtaaaagtgtttgagcaacaaggaagacagtgtagagtcttataatgcttgcaatatgttcttatgtaagttttgttgtaccggttcatacttgtgtttgcttcaaacaaccttgctagccaaagccttgtactgagaggaaatgcttctcgtgcatccaaaatcttgagccaaaacctatgccatatgtgtccaccatatctacctactatgtggtattttctgccattccaagcaaatacttcatgtgctacctttaaacaattcaaaagctattatctcttatttgtgtcaatattttatagctcatgaggaagtatgtggtgtttatctttcgatcttgtcatttacttttgacagactttcacaatggactagtggcacatccgtttatccaataattttgcaaaaagagctggcgcggggttcccagcccccaattaatcaaccttcattaataattctcttcacatgttttgctctgattcatcagtaagcaacttaattttgcaaatagacactccttcatggtatgtgaatgtcggaaggcacccgaggattcggttagccatggcttgtgaaagcaaaaggttgggaggagtgtcaaccataaataaaactaaaatacatgtgtaaacaaaagagaagagggatgatctaccttgctggtagagataacgtccttcatgggagccgctcttgaaagtctggttgatgaggtagttagagtgcccactaccattcgttgacaacaacaaacacctctcaaaacattacttttatactctctatatgatttcaaaacttgaaaagctctagcacatgatttaatccctgcttccctctgcgaagggccattcttttactttatgttgagtcagtttacctacttccttccatcttagaagcaaacacttgtgttaattgtgcattgattcttacatacttgcatatttgcattcatcatattactttgtgttgacaattatccatgagatatgcatgttgaaagttgaaagcaactgctgaaacttaaatcttcctccgtgttgcttcaatgcctttactttgaatttattgctttatgagttaactcttatgcaaaacttttgatgcttgtcttgaaagtactattcataattttttttgctatatgctatctatttgttagcaactatagatcattgccttgagtcactgcattcatctcatatgctttataataggatgatcaagattatgtaagtagcatgtcactacagaaattactctttttatcgtttacctactcgagggcgagcaggaactaagcttggggatgctgatacgtctccaacgtacctataatttctgatgttccatgcttgttttatgacaatacttacatgttttgcttgcactttataatgtttttatgcgttttccggaactaacctattaacaagatgccgaagtgccagttcctgttttctgctgtttttggttccagaaaggctgttcgggcaatattctcggaattcgacgaaacgaagacccagcatcttatttttcccggaaccttccagaaagtcaaagggggaccagaggggagccctgggggccccacacgtgtggccggcgcggcccaggaggggggcgcgccgccctagtgtgaggtggccccgtggcccctccgactccgactcttcgcctatttaagccctggagacctaaaaacgcgataccaattgacgaaactccagaaagactccaggggcgccgccaccatcgcgaaactccaattcgggggacagaagtctctgttccggcatcctgccgggacggggaagtgcccccggaagccatctccatcgacgccaccgcctccatcatgctccgagagtagttcccccatggactagggtgctagctgtagctagttggtattctctcccccatgtacttcaatacaatgatctcatgagctgccttacatgattgagattcatctgatgtaatcggtgttgtgtttgttgggatccgatggattgttacattatgattgtctatctacaaagtttatgaagttatcgttgctgcaatcttgttatgcttaatgcttgtcactagggcccgagtggcatgatcttagatttaagctctataattattgcttagattgtatctacaagttgtatgcacatgtctatgtccggaaccaaaggccccaaagtgacagaaattgggacaactggaggggaaggcttggatatgaggatcacatgttttcacggagtgttaatgctttgctccggtgctctattaaagggagtaccttaatttccagtagattccctagaggctcggctgccatcggctggtaggacaaaagatgttgtacaagtttctcattgcgagcacgtatgactatatatgggaaacatgcctacatgattaataatcttgatgttctgtcttaatgctatttcaatcctatcaattgcccaactgtaatttgttcacccaacacttgttattggagagttaccactagtgtagatagctgggaaccccggtccatctttcatcatcatatactcgttctacatgtcattggaagtagtatcaactattttctcggtgccattgctctcatattactattactgtcgctcgtgttactcgttactactcgctctcatattatcgctgctttcacatcacccctgttactagtgctttcccaggtgcagctgaattgacgactcagttgttaaggcttataagtattctttacctccccttgtgtcgaatcaataaatttgggttttacttccctcgaaaactgttgcgatcccctatacttgtgggtcatcaatccctACATGTGATGGTTCATTTttccaaccctagttttcatgtaTTTATGTTGTATTATATGTATGGTGATAGAAATGCCACATATTTTGCTTAGAAATGACTCCTACTTGCTTTCAAATGCctcatatttttttagaaaaccATAATCTAGAATATGTATGGTGATAGTATGATATTACTTACTGTGTGTATTTGTGAAAAAAATGTACGATGGTGCGGCTTCTCGATGATTACTATGACATTGATCACCGGACCTATCATCAGGCAGAGCTAGGGAAGGTAGTATTTTTTTTATTGTTAACACTACTTGTTTTGTTCCATTGGATATGGCATAATACTATGTGCTCTATATGTGCTTGTAGGTTCTTGAGCCCTTGAAGATTCATTTTCACGGGGCAAGTACTGACATGCCGTATGATGAGCGGTACACGAAGCACATCGAGACTCTTGGTCTCCTCCCGTTCATCTCGCTTGTACGCCGGTCGGCGCTGAACTTCAACGCCGCAGCAATCACCGCACTTGTCGACCCATGGAGGCTTGAGATGCACACGTTCCACTTGTGGGCCAGCGAGATGACCCCTACACTTCAGGATATTTCCATGATCTTTGGACTTCCTATCGAGGGTGAGCCACTATGTTTCCTTTCAAGATCATTCAAGTTCGGCTCTATGTTTCCTTTCAAAAAAGTATCATTCTCTACATGATGAATATGAACAATTCTTGCCATCCCTACCATAATTTCTACAACAAATAGATAGATGTGTTCAATAATCAGCTATGGTAAGACAAAACAAATCAAGCCATACAATCAAACCCTAACACTTTTCCTAGTCCAACAGACCCtaacattccaaaaaaaaaagagttgggAAATCAAGCTAGGGTTTCACATCTAGGTTTAACCAAATCCACGAAAATCTTGGATGACAACAAGAGGATCATAGGAGATTACCCTAAGGGACGGATTGCGAACACAATCCATGGAAAAATCTGCAAAAACTCAAAGGGATTTGAGAGGGActtgggttggggagagaggtggGGCGTCTGGTCAAggagaggagaagagaagaaagaaACAGAGAAGAAGAAATGGGGCAGGGTCAGGCTGTGGTTGCTTGGGCGCCAcatataagtggatgtgtggagcTCGAGGGAGCAACGCCACACGCGCTACCACGTCGACCCCGACCGCCATAGAGGCACACACGCAGGACACGATGTGTGGCGTCGTTCACTCGGGTGTGAAAGAGAGAAGGTCTAGTGCTCTCAGAAAATATTGGATTCGCCGAAAAATTGGCTTTATCAGACCAATCCATGTTCAGAAGCCTTCCATCAAAAGTCAGTGGTCTAGGCCGCTTTCCTTGACTTTGAGTTGGATCTCATTCTTCTTCCCGGCACAAAAAGAGGGTAGACCGAGACACATGGGTTCTTTTGCTTCCTTCAAAGAACTCGTCTTTGAGCCTCTAAAAAGAAGGGCATAGTATCCCAGCCACCTAGACCACCTAAAAGGAAGGAATTGGTCTTTGGCTTTGAGTGATCCAATCATTGGTGAATGGGTTCAGTAAGGTAGAAGGAAAGGGCCCCTCCCGACCTGGGAAATTCACAGCAGGAAAGACTGGCGCCGATCAGCGAAAGCGAACCCTTCAGTACATCGCGTTCAGCCCAGTGAATTGTGGTGCCTCTCACATATACATCGCGTAAAAGGGTTAGTCGAGCGAAATAGTTTCATCAGGAGATTCTTTTGTGCAACAGTTTTGCTAAAGGACAAGGTCAGTGCAGAGGCATATATACCCCAAGGGGACCGAGGGGAGAAAAAGATCCTCCAGTAGTTGCTGGTAGCTGTGGGAAGTAGCTGTTGGAATCTGAGATTTTATGTTTGACAAAAATGCTTTTGATAGCTGTTGCTGCTAATTTTAAGGATGAAATATCCAAAATGCCTCTAAATACTGAGAATGAGGAAGCTGTGATTTAACATGAATTAGCTAATTCTGACCGTTTTACATAACTAACATGTTTAAGGGGAATAATTCTACATAAATATCATGTTTAAGATTTGTATTGCAGTTTTTTACCTCAATACACGAACATCAACTTCACTTGTGTGAACAGGAAATTATCTCTGAAAAAATTCTCAATCAAAAATATGTGCTCTGAAGCGTCATCAAAATTCAGAAACAATCCTCTGTAGCATATATTCACTAAATTACAGAGGCTAACCATGACTACGTAGATGGCAAATTTCACAAAATCTAAGAGCTCAGGCGCTTGTTGGTAGAGAACGTGGCAACGGGCCCGAGCTCGGGCGCTGGAGGCGGAAACAGCAGCAGGGATGAGGACAGGGACGAGCTCAACCTGGCGGGAATGGCGGTGGGGACAAGAACTGTGATGAGCTCAACCCGGCAGGAACGGCAGCGGTCGGGAACAACGGCAACCTGGCGGGAATGGCGGTGGGGACGAGAACGGGGATGAGCTCAACCCGGCAGGAACGGCGGCGGTCGGGAACAACGGCGATTCACGACAGTCAATGTCGGGGAAGAAGACTCAGTTCGCTTGATTGAGGACTTCCTGGCTTGCACGTGTCAGCTTGGAGGATGCTGGCGAGGTCGCGGAGCTTCAAGGACACTCTGCTAGGCTCGGCCGCTGCGGCTGTGATAGAATACGTACACGTTACGTATTAGGGGGCGAGGAAAGGTCGAGAGCCCTGCCCTCGGGTCGCTCCCCCGCGGGCGACTCCAGGGCGTCCAACCCTAACTCTCCTccaccccctctcctccgccctcccccgtcgccgccgccggcagaagCCATTGGGCAAAGCCCGGAcggtgccggcggcgggggcccttctctACCCGGCGCTTTCCTCTCCGTGCGGGCCGGGCGGGCAGGCGGCGGTGCACCCAGTGTCGACGaggttccggcggcggcgcgtccctcaggcggcgtggcggcgggtggcgacgaggcggcggtgcggcttcttggccgcgggACGGCGTGGGGGCTCGGGACGGCGCCTgcctggcccagatctgggcccttcgGGCCCCATCTGGGCCGGGCGGGCCGGCTCCCTCCCTGGCGGTGGTCCTCGTGATGGACGGAGGGGCGGCCAGCGTGGGGGGTAGCGCTGCCGGCGGCACGTACGCTGCGCGCGGAGACCGGATCTTCACGAGCCCGCTCGGgctcggccggccggccgggcccGGTGTGATCCGGTCACCGCGTCCGGCCGGTGTCCGCAGGCGGCGGTGAGGCGGTTCCCTCCGACGTGGCTCGCTGCCGTGCCGCCTCTCGCTCCCGCCCGTCTTGTTCCCGATGTCCCCGGCTCGTTGGTCACGCGTGAGACGGCGGTGGTGCTTGCAAGGCCGTGGTGGCGTGAGGTGGCGGGCGGCAAGTGTGGTGGAGCACGATGGAGCGTCCAAGGCGGGACTacgagggtcgggagaaatccctgtcggtttcgcgccgacaccgacgcggtgacgcgccgcgggcgccacccttccttcttgaagggcgtcCGGTGAAGCCCCGTTTTCCTCGTCCTTGCGCTGCACGGGAAACCCTAGGTTCACTCCGGCaagcagcgtcgtcatcgtcgcatcccttcttgaaggtgttgcttggtacgcgGGGCTTCCATGTGCTAGGCTTGTGGTGGATATTCTCCGGCGGGCGCAGCGGTTGCAAGGCATCTCCGTTTTCGTCAATCCGACCTTTTTCGGCATTAGTTTCTCTtgtctttcttttgtgttttcttttagGCATGCTTGTGTTGTTTGCCCCAGCCATGGATTCTATGATGTATCGGTCttgtgctatattaatatagcggggcgaaaacaTATTTCGAGGCTCGGCCGCTGCAGGGAAGGCTGGTTGCCAGCAGGGCAGGCGGTGTCATCGCGGAGCAGTGGGTAACAGGGAGGAGAGGGTGCCAGTTTTCTGCTCCCTCCGGAATCTACTTTATCTAGATTCGTATGAATCTAGTTAAATTTAAATTTTTGGACTAGATGCAtgtatatctagacaaagttgagtcatttAATACGGAGTAGAAAATATGATGAACTACTGGGGCCATTTTCGTCTTTTGCTAGCCAAAAGCAGGAGAATCCCAGAAAGCAGGTCGCGAGATGCTTTCGCCTGCTTTCAGGCTCCAGTTCATTTCCCAACAATCGCTTCTagcagaagctgaagctgaaacaAACAGGGCCTTAAGCGCCGAACCAGGCAACTATGGCCATGAATCCATTAATAATCTTGGAAAGCCATCGTCAGCATCCATGCCAAACAATGTTGTCCAGCTATCCAGACAACACCTACTGCAGATCCGCATGGCTACACTATGATATTTGTTCAATTGAAGAGGTATGATGATGTAGCAGAGCATTGAGAAAGTGAGATTTTTTACATGATCTATCTGAAGTTgcacattgttagagaagaaacTGATTCCTTAATATTAATAGCCAACATAGCAATAGGAATAACTAACCGAAACACCAAATGGCCAACACTAATCTTTGCAGGGAATAGCGAACAGTTTTTACACATAATAGCAGGAGTAAACTAGAAGCGATTTGCAGGATTAATTGCAGTGAAGAGTCAAGGATGACACAAATAAATAACATCATTCGGTCATTACACAGTCTTCTTAAGAAATAATAAAGTGAGGACTCCAACAGTAGCTTCATCCTCAAGCTTAAACACAGCAGCACATAGCACAGCCTAGCAACTACAAAAATCCCCAAAACAAGGCATAATAAATCCGAAATTGTccataaccacgaccttaaagtaGAACCCCCGACCATTTATCACTTCCCCCCAAGAAAGAAAGTTGGTGACGTTTCAACAAAAACAAAGCCCTGTCAGGCTCCTTACCATATGTTCTGGAGAGCTTTGATCTACAGGAGGTCTGCAACGTTGGCTGGGAGCTCTTCAATGACAACGTTGTAGAACTTCTGGATGTCAAACAGCATACGCTCATCTTCACGGGTCACAAAGTTGATGGCAACACCCTTCCTTCCGAACCGACCACTACGACCAATACGATGGAGGTAGTTCTCTGGCTGGGTCGGAAGATCGTAGTTGATGACCAGGGACACTTGCTGGACATCAATACCACGAGCAAGCAGGTCAGTGGTGATGAGCACACGTGAAGAACCAGATCTGAACTCCCTCATGATGATGTCCCTAGTGTTCTGGTCCATGTCTCCGTGAGTAGCAGAAACTGTGTGATCCCTGCCCCTCATCTTGTCGGTGAGCCAGTCCACCTTGCGGCGGGTGTTCACAAAGATGACACTTTGGGTGATGGCAAGAGTCTCGTACAGGTCACAGAGTGTGTCAAGCTTCCATTCTTCCTTCTCCACATTGACATAGAACTGCTTGATACCCTCAAGGGTAAGCTCATCCCTCTTGACAAGGATCCTAACAGGTTTGTTCATGAATTTGCGGGTGATCTCAAGGGCTTCAGGGGGCATGGTAGCAGAGAAGACACCAACTTGAATCTTTCCTGGGAGCAGCTGGAAGATGTCATAAATCTGCACACAGAACAAAATGAAGATTAAAACACAGATCATAAATTACAGATCAAGAATTTGAGGTGAAAGGAACTACAATGGAATTACTTGGAGAACCAATTTATGACTGAAAATGCAAATATGTATCGTTACATCTGTTTAAGATAAAAAAAATACTTAAAAACTTAAGCTTTCCAACCTATTCCTCTGGTTTTGGATCATTTATAAGAACCTTTGTAGGTGCTAACAGGCAAAGGAACTGGTACATAAAGTTCAACCAGAAATACTAAAGACTATGTTCGTCCTTCCTTTCAGTTCAGTTAAGTAATTATTACATTGGTGTCAGATCAAATTACAGGCAGCATAAATACCATattgcaaaataaataaataaatataataaCAGATTAGAGTGTTGACCTGATCCTTGAAACCACGAGAAAGCATCTCATCAGCTTCATCCAGAACAAACATCTTGATGTTGTCAGGGCGAAGAGACTGCCTACGAAGCATGTCAAACACACGACCAGGTGTGCCAACAACAACATGCACTCCACTTGCAAGAATTCTCTGGTCCTCACGGACAGAGGTTCCTCCAACACATGCATGAACTTTCACGCCCAAGTAGTCACCAAGTGCACGCATGACCTTCTCAATTTGCTGTGCAAGCTCACGGGTGGGAGCGAGGACCAAGGCCTGGCACTCAACCAAACCATAGTCAAGCTGTTGCAAGATACCAGAGCAGAAGGTAGCAGTCTTTCCTGTTCCAGATTGTGCTTGCTGGATAACATCAAGACCCTTGCAGAAAGGAACAATACCCCTCTGCTGGATGGCCGAAGGCTTCTCAAAACCTATACAGCAAAAAGATGATGTGAGATGAATTTCAATTAACAGACCAAAGTACCAAAAGAGAACCAACACCATACGTACCGTAAGCGTAAATTCCCCTGAGAAGGTTCTCTTGGAGACCCATGTCATCAAAGCTCTCATGAACTTCATCGTAGGAGGTGAAGAACTCCTCAGTCTCACCTTGGCTCCTGTAGAAAGTTGTGTAGGTAAGAAGATAATTGACAGGTAGAAAAGCAAAACCACACTAGCACAAGGTTAAATGCAAGTAACAGCTGATAAACAATGAGCAGCCAGGGTTAAGAAATTCTCAAGTTAGATTTCTTACAGCAGCTCCTGCATTTTGGAGTCATAGTTCTTTGCATCGAACTGGGAACCTTCTGGTGCCATTCCTGCCATGGCTGCAGCAGGACAAATATATGTTAGCTCAAACAATCAGTGAAAAGGCAAGTGCAACATAAAGGAGTTAGCTTTAGTTAACAACGGTAACAGCAAGTGTGGTATAGTGTATGAAGCTCCCGATATTGACAAATAGAATGTAATATGAATGCATAAATCATACTTAGTGCATTAAAGAAGATAAGCTCATCAAAAGTAGAGAAACAACCCATATCAAATTGATCAATTCACCACTCCAAGGATATAAACCGAAACATATAAAGGCAAGTTGGAAACCGACAAGATGGTCAAGAAGATGGTCAATCACAACAAGCAGAGTCAATCACTGACAATATAAGTAAATTAAAAACATCCAGTATAGCTACTACTACACATAACCGGTTCTGTTTATGGACGAGTATAAACAGAAGCATGCTGATACTATTCAAGCTATCGCAGAACAATACATCTTTATGTTTAGAAATACGTTTATAATTTATATCCGATGGTTTTTAAATTATCAAGATAAACAAACAGTAACATAACTATATGTATATAACTACCCAATCTCGTGCTACACGTAACTGGAAGCAGCCTCTTCTATGTTCTTTTTCCACTGCAGGTGACCTCACAACAGACAGCTACCATGGATTCGTTCATATTCCAGCATAAAAAACACAACTTTAGCAAGCAGGTACCAGCAAGCAAGCTCACAAAGCCAACCGGACATCAAACCATAATCAAGCATAGCTCGACGCAAGTTGGAGCCAGCTATCTACTAGCAAGCTTTTTTGCACATGGGGGGCATAAAATCCCCTAAGCGCATCGCGCATCCAAAGTAAATAAACTTCATATCAGCGAGACCAGACAGCAAGCACCTCTCAACCAAGACACGCGTTACACCGATCCTGCCGGCCGCAGACGAACCCTACCAGCTTCAACAGCCGACGCAACCCTAAAACCGCCGCCGGAAACCTAACCCATTCGGGCGAACCGGCGCAGATCCAGCCGTCGAGCGGGCCAGATCCGCCGAATCCCGCGAGAACGCCCGCAGATACAGATCGGTCCGGCGGGGCGGCGACGAAGAGAAGCGAGACACGGCACCCAACGGAGAAAGAGAGACGGTGGACAAGGGAGGGAGGGCTGAACCTGAAGCGTCGGTGAGGAGGAGCTGGAGGAGCGGATCGCCGGGGTTGCGCAGCGAGGAATCCGAGATCGAGGTCTCGGATTCGGCGGCGGAGCGGAGGCGATGAGgcaggagagagaaagagagggttTGGGCGACGGCGGGGAGAGCCGCCTTTTATTCGCGGGGCACGTAGTGGAGCGAGACTCTGGGGGTAGGGTTTCTGCCCCAACCGGGCCCTTCATGGGCTTTAGGGCCTAAGCCCGTTTTGATCTAcgactctctgtttttgtttttttcttgtttaTAATTATAATTCCTTCTTTCTTTTTAAAGTTTATATCTTCCTTTTGTTTATGTCTTGACATACTCTAAACAATAGTAGTATATTATTGGCAAGCCATGGCATGAACTAAGAAAAGTGCAATTATATGCTCCCTCTGTTCCACGTTCAatattagttgtcgctgatttaTTATAAATCTATACGGCTGGCcacagtgctagtatcataggtagtatcatgtatCCTAGAcccacaaaaataatgatgtggcatgtaattaaggagaagagatagaattagagtaacataggtggatactgtatcatagcgcacgttacgagaaaagtaaatgACAAATAGATCgtgtacatagatttacattgggattctacaaaataataaatttagaaGGTTATGATACTGCTCTATAATACCACACACTagagagatagtatcatagataagtatcatatacatgatactagtatatgatactatgcactatgactagCCTACTAAATAGCGACAACTAacatgaaatggagggagtatattgtaCAATGTATTCTTTGTCTgttgggaatggtgttttggcacatgggagcatatgctctctttattttgaaatgcatgttacatacattttgaaattttaaaaaattgaaatgaaaaattcgaacgtacatc contains the following coding sequences:
- the LOC124697867 gene encoding eukaryotic initiation factor 4A; the protein is MAGMAPEGSQFDAKNYDSKMQELLSQGETEEFFTSYDEVHESFDDMGLQENLLRGIYAYGFEKPSAIQQRGIVPFCKGLDVIQQAQSGTGKTATFCSGILQQLDYGLVECQALVLAPTRELAQQIEKVMRALGDYLGVKVHACVGGTSVREDQRILASGVHVVVGTPGRVFDMLRRQSLRPDNIKMFVLDEADEMLSRGFKDQIYDIFQLLPGKIQVGVFSATMPPEALEITRKFMNKPVRILVKRDELTLEGIKQFYVNVEKEEWKLDTLCDLYETLAITQSVIFVNTRRKVDWLTDKMRGRDHTVSATHGDMDQNTRDIIMREFRSGSSRVLITTDLLARGIDVQQVSLVINYDLPTQPENYLHRIGRSGRFGRKGVAINFVTREDERMLFDIQKFYNVVIEELPANVADLL